Proteins from a single region of Streptomyces glaucescens:
- a CDS encoding UbiX family flavin prenyltransferase, with protein sequence MNAGETQRTPWIVGVSGASGTPYAAAVLRALLTAGEAVDLVVSRASRLTLLDETGISFRDAHWRDDLREWLARGADGKPDAFRVDLDGVRYWNAGDLAAGPSSGSYPAKGMLIVPASTACVAGVALGLSKDLLQRAASVVLKERRRLVVAVREAPLNGQTLRHLVALDDSGATVVPASPAFYAGATHIQDLVDFVAGRVLDAAGVPHTLYRRWEGELGGGSRDD encoded by the coding sequence GTGAACGCAGGAGAAACGCAGCGGACGCCTTGGATCGTGGGGGTGTCCGGTGCATCGGGGACGCCATACGCGGCCGCTGTGCTGCGGGCGCTGCTGACGGCGGGAGAAGCGGTCGACCTGGTCGTCAGCCGGGCCTCCCGGCTCACGCTGCTCGACGAGACCGGGATCTCCTTCCGGGACGCGCACTGGCGGGACGACCTGCGGGAATGGCTGGCCAGGGGAGCGGACGGGAAACCGGACGCCTTCCGGGTGGACCTGGACGGAGTGCGGTACTGGAACGCCGGGGACCTGGCCGCCGGGCCGTCCTCCGGGTCGTACCCGGCCAAGGGGATGCTGATCGTGCCCGCGTCGACGGCCTGTGTGGCCGGGGTGGCGCTCGGGCTCTCCAAGGACCTGCTGCAGCGGGCGGCGAGCGTCGTGCTGAAGGAGCGGCGGCGCCTGGTCGTCGCCGTCCGGGAGGCGCCGCTGAACGGACAGACGCTGCGCCACCTGGTCGCCCTGGACGACTCCGGCGCGACCGTGGTGCCCGCCTCGCCCGCCTTCTACGCCGGCGCCACCCACATCCAGGACCTGGTCGACTTCGTCGCCGGCCGGGTCCTCGACGCGGCCGGTGTCCCGCACACGCTCTACCGCCGCTGGGAGGGGGAACTCGGCGGCGGATCCCGTGACGACTGA
- a CDS encoding GNAT family N-acetyltransferase, with the protein MALTFTLDPAVTPELRDGILDLWTDVSEAGGAGFVPPVRREAVRPELVKHFVAMAEGRARLLVGHDEEGTVAATAFFHFNTHRLMTHWVWLYTVMVHPRHQGKGYGRELLAAAEGAARGMGGIEAIRLTCRGGLGLERFYGSCGYKEVGRVPAAIRVAPGDDRDDVIMLLPLS; encoded by the coding sequence ATGGCCCTTACCTTCACGCTCGATCCCGCCGTCACCCCCGAGCTGCGCGACGGCATCCTCGACCTGTGGACCGATGTCTCCGAGGCGGGCGGCGCCGGCTTCGTGCCGCCGGTGCGGCGGGAGGCGGTCCGGCCGGAGCTGGTGAAGCACTTCGTGGCCATGGCGGAGGGCAGGGCCCGGCTGCTCGTCGGGCACGACGAGGAGGGCACGGTCGCCGCCACCGCCTTCTTCCACTTCAACACCCACCGGCTGATGACCCACTGGGTGTGGCTCTACACGGTCATGGTGCACCCCCGCCACCAGGGCAAGGGGTACGGCCGCGAGCTGCTGGCCGCAGCCGAGGGCGCGGCCCGGGGCATGGGCGGGATCGAGGCGATCCGGCTCACCTGCCGGGGCGGGCTCGGCCTGGAGCGGTTCTACGGCTCCTGCGGCTACAAGGAGGTCGGCCGCGTGCCCGCCGCGATCCGCGTGGCGCCGGGGGACGACCGGGACGACGTGATCATGCTGCTGCCGCTGAGCTGA
- the mqnE gene encoding aminofutalosine synthase MqnE yields MDVGLKRELEEKVRSGERLTREDGIALYESDDLAWLGGLAHEVRTRKNGDVVHFNVNRHLNMTNVCTASCAYCSFQRKPGEKDAYTMRIEEAVKLAKAMESENLTELHIVNGLHPNLPWRYYPRSLRELKAALPHVSLKAFTATEIHHFETISGLSASEILDELIDAGLESLTGGGAEIFDWEVRQHIVDHRTHWEDWSRIHRLAHEKGLKTPCTMLYGHIEEPRHRVDHVLRLRELQDETGGFQVFIPLRYQHDFVDMKDGKIRNRLQARTTMATPAEALKTFAVSRLLFDNVPHVKVFWVMHGVQTAQLALQHGADDMDGSVVEYKITHDADNYGTPNKLTRDDLLDLIRDAGFRPVERNTRYEIIREFDGPDPARRETPQPMRL; encoded by the coding sequence ATGGACGTCGGGCTCAAGCGCGAGCTGGAGGAGAAGGTCCGCTCCGGTGAGCGGCTGACCCGCGAGGACGGCATCGCGCTGTACGAGTCGGACGACCTGGCCTGGCTCGGCGGACTCGCGCACGAGGTGCGGACGCGGAAGAACGGCGATGTCGTCCACTTCAACGTCAACCGGCACCTCAACATGACCAACGTCTGCACGGCCTCCTGCGCGTACTGCTCCTTCCAGCGCAAGCCGGGGGAGAAGGACGCGTACACGATGCGCATCGAGGAGGCCGTCAAGCTCGCCAAGGCGATGGAGTCGGAGAACCTCACCGAGCTGCACATCGTCAACGGACTGCACCCGAACCTGCCGTGGCGGTACTACCCGCGCTCGCTGCGGGAGCTGAAGGCCGCGCTGCCGCACGTCTCCCTGAAGGCGTTCACCGCGACCGAGATCCACCACTTCGAGACGATCAGCGGGCTCAGCGCCTCGGAGATCCTGGACGAGCTGATCGACGCGGGCCTGGAGTCGCTGACCGGCGGCGGCGCCGAGATCTTCGACTGGGAGGTCCGGCAGCACATCGTCGACCACCGGACGCACTGGGAGGACTGGTCCCGCATTCACCGGCTGGCGCACGAGAAGGGGCTGAAGACTCCGTGCACCATGCTCTACGGCCACATCGAGGAGCCCCGGCACCGGGTCGACCACGTGCTGCGGCTGCGTGAGCTCCAGGACGAGACGGGTGGCTTCCAGGTCTTCATCCCGCTGCGCTACCAGCACGACTTCGTCGACATGAAGGACGGCAAGATCCGCAACCGGCTCCAGGCGCGGACCACCATGGCCACGCCGGCCGAGGCGCTGAAGACGTTCGCGGTCTCCCGGCTGCTGTTCGACAACGTGCCGCACGTGAAGGTGTTCTGGGTGATGCACGGGGTGCAGACGGCCCAGCTGGCGCTGCAGCACGGGGCGGACGACATGGACGGGTCGGTGGTCGAGTACAAGATCACGCACGACGCCGACAACTACGGGACGCCGAACAAGCTGACCCGGGACGATCTGCTGGACCTGATCCGGGACGCCGGGTTCCGGCCGGTGGAGCGGAACACCCGGTACGAGATCATCCGGGAGTTCGACGGCCCGGACCCCGCGCGCCGGGAGACGCCCCAGCCCATGCGGCTCTGA
- a CDS encoding Lrp/AsnC family transcriptional regulator — translation MDAVDRQLIQALRENGRASYAELGRLVGLSGPSVTDRINRLEAAGVITGYRATVDAASLGLGVTALIGISLSDAADHEDVARRLKDLPEIEDCWFIAGDDSFMLKVRATDVDGLEKIIRRLSGTKGVSRTRTTIVLSTKWENRVGELPEEA, via the coding sequence ATGGACGCGGTGGACAGGCAGCTCATCCAGGCCCTTCGGGAGAACGGCCGGGCCTCCTACGCGGAGCTGGGACGCCTCGTCGGCCTGTCGGGGCCCAGCGTCACCGACCGCATCAACCGGCTGGAGGCGGCCGGTGTCATCACCGGCTACCGCGCCACCGTGGACGCCGCCTCGCTCGGCCTGGGGGTGACCGCGCTGATCGGCATCTCGCTCTCCGACGCCGCCGACCACGAGGACGTGGCCCGCCGGCTGAAGGACCTGCCGGAGATCGAGGACTGCTGGTTCATCGCCGGCGACGACTCGTTCATGCTCAAGGTGCGCGCGACCGACGTGGACGGCCTGGAGAAGATCATCCGGCGGCTGTCCGGGACCAAGGGGGTCTCGCGGACCCGCACCACCATCGTGCTCTCAACCAAGTGGGAGAACCGGGTGGGTGAACTGCCGGAAGAGGCGTAG
- a CDS encoding DUF4229 domain-containing protein, translating to MLRYTLMRLGIFVGCLVVVWGLVYSGVAPRGLGASNGLWVVLLSLVISAPISFVVLRGERDRASEQIVRKVDRMKADYEASRSQEDRADDAARTQGQTS from the coding sequence ATGCTCCGATACACGCTGATGCGCCTCGGCATCTTCGTGGGCTGCCTGGTCGTCGTCTGGGGCCTCGTCTACTCGGGCGTCGCCCCGCGCGGTCTCGGCGCCTCCAACGGCCTGTGGGTCGTCCTGCTCTCCCTGGTGATCTCCGCGCCGATCAGCTTCGTGGTGCTGCGCGGCGAGCGCGACCGCGCCTCCGAGCAGATCGTGCGCAAGGTCGACCGGATGAAGGCCGACTACGAGGCCAGCCGCAGCCAGGAGGACCGCGCCGACGACGCGGCCCGGACGCAGGGCCAGACGTCGTAA
- a CDS encoding menaquinone biosynthesis decarboxylase, producing MAYDDLRSLLRALEREGDLKRIKVEVDPVLEVGEIVDRVNKAGGPALLFENVKGSSMPLAMNVFGTDRRLLKALGLKSYGEISDRIGGLLRPELPHGFVGVREAFGKLGAMTHVPPKKVKDGPVQEVVLHGDDVDLDELPALFTWPKDGGSFFNLGLTHTKDPETGIRNLGLYRLQRHDKRTIGMHWQIHKDSRNHYQVAARRGERLPVAIAFGCPPAVTYASTAPLPGDIDEYLFAGFVAGKRIEMVDCKTVPLQVPAQAEVVLEGWLEPGEMLPEGPFGDHTGFYTPQEPFPALTIDCVTMRKRPLLQSIVVGRPPTEDGPLGRATERFFLPLLKIIVPDIVDYHLPEAGGFHNCAIVSIDKKYPKHAQKVMHAIWGAHMMSLTKLIVVVDSDCDVHDLHEVAWRALGNTDYARDLTVVEGPVDHLDHASYQQFWGGKAGIDATRKWPEEGYTRDGGWPDMVESDSETAAKVDRRWKEYGL from the coding sequence ATGGCTTACGACGATCTTCGCTCCCTGCTCAGGGCACTGGAGCGCGAGGGAGACCTGAAGCGCATCAAGGTGGAGGTCGACCCCGTGCTGGAGGTGGGGGAGATCGTCGACCGGGTGAACAAGGCCGGCGGGCCCGCACTGCTCTTCGAGAACGTCAAGGGGTCGTCGATGCCCCTCGCCATGAACGTCTTCGGGACGGACCGGCGCCTGCTGAAGGCGCTGGGCCTGAAGTCGTACGGCGAGATCAGCGACAGGATCGGCGGTCTGCTCCGGCCGGAGCTGCCGCACGGCTTCGTCGGGGTCCGCGAGGCGTTCGGCAAGCTCGGCGCGATGACGCACGTACCGCCGAAGAAGGTCAAGGACGGCCCGGTGCAGGAGGTCGTCCTGCACGGCGACGACGTGGACCTGGACGAGCTGCCCGCCCTCTTCACCTGGCCCAAGGACGGCGGCTCCTTCTTCAACCTGGGGCTGACGCACACCAAGGACCCCGAGACCGGGATCCGCAACCTCGGCCTGTACCGGCTCCAGCGGCACGACAAGCGCACCATCGGCATGCACTGGCAGATCCACAAGGACAGCCGCAACCACTACCAGGTGGCGGCGCGGCGCGGCGAGCGCCTGCCGGTGGCCATCGCCTTCGGCTGCCCGCCCGCCGTGACGTACGCCTCCACCGCCCCGCTCCCCGGCGACATCGACGAGTACCTGTTCGCCGGGTTCGTCGCGGGCAAGCGCATCGAGATGGTCGACTGCAAGACGGTCCCGCTCCAGGTGCCGGCGCAGGCGGAGGTCGTCCTGGAGGGCTGGCTGGAGCCCGGCGAGATGCTGCCGGAGGGCCCCTTCGGCGACCACACCGGCTTCTACACGCCGCAGGAACCGTTCCCCGCGCTGACCATCGACTGTGTGACGATGCGCAAGCGCCCGCTGCTGCAGTCGATCGTCGTCGGCCGCCCCCCGACGGAGGACGGCCCGCTGGGCCGCGCCACGGAGCGCTTCTTCCTGCCGCTGCTCAAGATCATCGTCCCGGACATCGTGGACTACCACCTGCCCGAGGCGGGCGGCTTCCACAACTGCGCGATCGTCTCGATCGACAAGAAGTACCCCAAGCACGCGCAGAAGGTGATGCACGCCATCTGGGGCGCGCACATGATGTCGCTGACCAAGCTGATCGTCGTCGTGGACTCCGACTGCGACGTCCACGACCTGCACGAGGTCGCCTGGCGGGCCCTCGGCAACACCGACTACGCCCGCGACCTGACCGTCGTCGAAGGTCCCGTCGACCACCTCGACCACGCCTCCTACCAGCAGTTCTGGGGCGGCAAGGCGGGCATCGACGCCACACGGAAGTGGCCGGAGGAGGGCTACACCCGCGACGGCGGCTGGCCGGACATGGTGGAGTCCGATTCGGAGACGGCGGCGAAGGTGGACCGCCGGTGGAAGGAGTACGGGCTGTGA
- a CDS encoding TetR/AcrR family transcriptional regulator, giving the protein MGSVKTKRMPRAVREQQMLDAAVQIFGRRGYMAASMDDIAELAGVSKPLVYLYLNSKDELFSACVRREARALIAAVRAGIDPALPPDRQLWDGLLAFFTHTADHPDGWSVLHVQARTHGDAFAAEVTAMRAEAVVFVTRLIAEAAPGAHAGRDVAGLAEALVGAAESLAAWANTTPGVTARQAAATLMNFAWAGLGGLLEGRLWSPPRA; this is encoded by the coding sequence ATGGGTTCGGTGAAGACCAAGCGGATGCCGCGTGCGGTCCGTGAGCAGCAGATGCTGGACGCCGCCGTACAGATCTTCGGGCGGCGCGGTTACATGGCGGCGTCCATGGACGACATCGCGGAACTCGCCGGTGTCTCCAAGCCGTTGGTGTACCTCTACCTGAACTCCAAGGACGAGCTGTTCAGCGCCTGCGTCCGGCGTGAGGCACGGGCGCTGATCGCGGCGGTCCGGGCCGGTATCGACCCGGCGCTGCCGCCCGACCGCCAACTGTGGGACGGGCTGCTGGCGTTCTTCACGCACACCGCGGACCACCCCGACGGGTGGTCCGTCCTGCATGTCCAGGCCCGCACCCACGGCGACGCGTTCGCCGCCGAGGTCACCGCGATGCGCGCGGAGGCGGTGGTGTTCGTGACCCGGCTGATCGCCGAGGCCGCCCCCGGCGCCCATGCCGGGCGGGACGTCGCCGGGCTCGCCGAGGCCCTGGTGGGCGCCGCGGAGTCGCTGGCCGCGTGGGCCAACACCACCCCCGGCGTCACCGCCCGCCAGGCCGCGGCGACCCTGATGAACTTCGCGTGGGCGGGACTGGGCGGCCTCCTGGAGGGCCGGCTCTGGTCACCGCCGAGGGCGTGA
- a CDS encoding dicarboxylate/amino acid:cation symporter, translating into MSANTKSFKVPFWAQILAGLLLGAALGWIARGQDVSWLVTTLEKIGDIFVGLLKLAVAPLVFFAILVSITNLRKVNNAARLAGRTLLWFMITSLIAVAIGLAIGLVTNPGAGTGLTPKDGELPEKTGSWLDFLTGVIPTDVITPFTELNVLQIVFMAAVAGIAALQLGEKAQPILSLSESVLELLQKALWWVIRLAPLGTVGLIGYAIATYGWDLIGKYATFTADIYIGCALVLFGVYPALLATVAKASPVQFFKGAWPAIQLAFVSRSSVGTMPLTQKVTERLGVPKEYASFAVPFGATTKMDGCAAIYPAIAAIFVAQIFDIQLGIGDYLLIAFVSVVGSAATAGLTGATVMLTLTLSTLGLPMEGVGLLLAIDPIVDMMRTATNVAGQALVPVIVSAREGLLDRTAYDSVGGASPVDEPYDAPVPADEPRAVQATA; encoded by the coding sequence GTGTCCGCGAACACGAAGTCCTTCAAGGTGCCCTTCTGGGCCCAGATACTCGCCGGCCTCCTCCTGGGCGCCGCGCTCGGCTGGATAGCCCGCGGCCAGGACGTGTCCTGGCTGGTCACCACCCTGGAGAAGATCGGTGACATCTTCGTCGGGCTGCTGAAGCTCGCCGTCGCCCCGCTCGTCTTCTTCGCGATCCTCGTCTCGATCACCAACCTGCGGAAGGTGAACAACGCCGCCCGGCTGGCCGGCCGCACCCTCCTCTGGTTCATGATCACGTCGCTGATCGCGGTGGCCATCGGTCTCGCCATCGGCCTGGTCACCAACCCCGGCGCGGGCACCGGCCTGACGCCGAAGGACGGCGAGCTGCCGGAGAAGACCGGCTCCTGGCTCGACTTCCTGACCGGCGTCATCCCCACCGACGTCATCACGCCGTTCACCGAACTGAACGTGCTGCAGATCGTCTTCATGGCCGCCGTCGCCGGTATCGCCGCCCTCCAGCTCGGCGAGAAGGCGCAGCCGATCCTCTCCCTGAGCGAGTCGGTCCTGGAGCTGCTGCAGAAGGCCCTGTGGTGGGTCATCCGGCTCGCCCCGCTCGGCACCGTCGGCCTCATCGGCTACGCCATCGCCACCTACGGCTGGGACCTGATCGGCAAGTACGCCACGTTCACCGCGGACATCTACATCGGCTGCGCCCTGGTCCTCTTCGGTGTCTACCCGGCGCTGCTCGCGACCGTCGCCAAGGCCAGCCCGGTCCAGTTCTTCAAGGGTGCCTGGCCCGCCATCCAGCTGGCCTTCGTCTCCCGCTCCTCGGTCGGCACCATGCCGCTGACGCAGAAGGTCACCGAGCGGCTCGGCGTGCCGAAGGAGTACGCGTCGTTCGCCGTGCCGTTCGGCGCCACCACCAAGATGGACGGCTGCGCCGCGATCTACCCGGCGATCGCCGCGATCTTCGTCGCGCAGATCTTCGACATCCAGCTCGGCATCGGGGACTACCTGCTGATCGCGTTCGTGTCCGTGGTCGGCTCCGCCGCCACCGCCGGTCTCACCGGTGCCACGGTCATGCTGACCCTCACCCTGTCCACCCTGGGCCTGCCCATGGAGGGCGTCGGCCTGCTGCTCGCCATCGACCCGATCGTGGACATGATGCGCACCGCCACCAACGTGGCCGGGCAGGCGCTGGTTCCGGTCATCGTCTCCGCCCGTGAGGGCCTGCTGGACCGTACGGCCTACGACTCGGTGGGCGGTGCCTCGCCGGTCGACGAGCCGTACGACGCGCCGGTCCCGGCCGACGAGCCGCGGGCGGTCCAGGCCACGGCCTGA
- a CDS encoding MaoC/PaaZ C-terminal domain-containing protein, with the protein MPTLAASLARGALLSPFKRPRPDAGFPRTPLTLHGVRVDLARLAAYERVCGFPTGDDALPPTYPHVLGFPSAMRLMSSRAFPLPLLGLVHTSFDLTRYTTLPATGEYRLTVGVEGLAPHRRGTEATVLTVLRADGEVVWESRSTYLARHRTRRTPAAGTPAPPGDAPGDTALPALAEWRLGSDLGRRYAAVSGDRNPIHLHPLTARPFGFPRPIAHGMWTVARCLAAHGTPGAVRVRVRFLAPVPLPGTVEFAAHGGRFALRGGGRTHLTGTVDLLGEAGRTRSR; encoded by the coding sequence ATGCCCACACTCGCCGCTTCCCTCGCCCGCGGCGCCCTGCTGTCGCCGTTCAAGCGCCCCCGCCCCGACGCCGGCTTCCCCCGCACCCCGCTCACCCTGCACGGGGTCCGCGTCGACCTGGCCCGGCTCGCGGCGTACGAGCGCGTCTGCGGCTTCCCGACCGGCGACGACGCGCTGCCGCCGACGTACCCGCACGTCCTCGGTTTCCCGTCGGCGATGCGGCTGATGAGCTCCCGGGCCTTCCCGCTGCCGCTGCTCGGCCTGGTCCACACCTCCTTCGACCTCACCCGGTACACCACGCTGCCGGCCACCGGGGAGTACCGGCTCACCGTCGGCGTCGAAGGGCTGGCGCCGCACCGGCGGGGCACCGAGGCGACCGTGCTGACCGTGCTGCGGGCGGACGGGGAGGTCGTCTGGGAGTCCCGGAGCACCTATCTGGCCCGGCACCGCACCCGCCGCACCCCCGCCGCCGGCACGCCGGCCCCGCCCGGTGACGCGCCCGGGGACACCGCGCTGCCCGCGCTCGCCGAGTGGCGGCTCGGCAGCGACCTCGGCCGCCGGTACGCCGCCGTCTCCGGCGACCGCAACCCCATCCACCTGCACCCGCTCACCGCGCGCCCCTTCGGCTTCCCCCGGCCGATCGCCCACGGCATGTGGACCGTGGCCCGCTGCCTGGCTGCCCACGGCACGCCCGGCGCGGTACGGGTCCGGGTGCGGTTCCTGGCACCGGTCCCCCTGCCGGGAACCGTCGAGTTCGCCGCCCACGGCGGCCGGTTCGCCCTGCGCGGCGGGGGCCGCACCCACCTCACCGGAACGGTGGACCTCCTCGGCGAGGCGGGGCGCACACGCTCCCGGTGA
- the mqnP gene encoding menaquinone biosynthesis prenyltransferase MqnP encodes MSGGTASAAVPRPGRTKAFLRLVMIEHSIFALPFAYIASLTAMFQLDGTIHWGELALVTVCMVGLRTFAMAVNRIIDREIDARNPRTANRELVTGAMSVRHAWTGALIALVVFLGSAALLNPLCLALAPVAVVPMVVYPYGKRFTDFPQAILALAQAMGPVGGWLAVTGEWSWDAAVLGLAVGIWIGGFDLIYACQDVETDREIGVRSVPARFGIPAAIWGARACHAVTTGLFVWYALVTDAGAFFWLGLLVVAAAFVYEHRIVRPHDLSRLNRAFFSVNGFIGIALFVCALLDLLVRGLTV; translated from the coding sequence GTGAGCGGCGGCACGGCCTCCGCGGCCGTCCCCCGGCCGGGCCGCACGAAGGCGTTCCTGCGCCTGGTGATGATCGAGCACTCGATCTTCGCGCTGCCCTTCGCCTACATCGCCTCCCTGACGGCGATGTTCCAGCTCGACGGGACCATCCACTGGGGCGAGCTGGCGCTGGTCACCGTCTGCATGGTCGGCCTGCGCACCTTCGCCATGGCCGTCAACCGGATCATCGACCGTGAGATCGACGCGCGCAACCCGCGCACGGCGAACCGTGAGCTGGTCACCGGCGCGATGTCGGTGAGGCACGCGTGGACGGGTGCCCTGATCGCCCTGGTGGTCTTCCTGGGCTCGGCGGCCCTGCTGAACCCGCTCTGCCTGGCGCTGGCGCCGGTGGCGGTCGTCCCGATGGTCGTCTACCCCTACGGCAAACGCTTCACGGACTTCCCCCAGGCCATCCTCGCCCTCGCCCAGGCCATGGGCCCGGTCGGCGGCTGGCTGGCGGTCACCGGCGAGTGGTCCTGGGACGCGGCCGTGCTGGGCCTCGCGGTCGGCATCTGGATCGGCGGCTTCGACCTGATCTACGCCTGCCAGGACGTCGAGACCGACCGTGAGATCGGCGTCCGCTCGGTCCCGGCCCGCTTCGGCATCCCGGCGGCGATCTGGGGCGCCCGCGCCTGCCACGCCGTGACGACCGGCCTGTTCGTCTGGTACGCCCTGGTGACGGACGCGGGCGCCTTCTTCTGGCTGGGCCTGCTCGTCGTGGCGGCGGCCTTCGTCTACGAGCACCGCATCGTCCGGCCGCACGACCTGTCCCGGCTGAACCGGGCGTTCTTCTCGGTCAACGGCTTCATCGGCATCGCCCTGTTCGTGTGCGCGCTGCTCGACCTCCTGGTCCGGGGTCTGACGGTCTGA
- a CDS encoding PLD nuclease N-terminal domain-containing protein: MLRVLMFVVPLALSVYAFIDCISTDEQDIRHMPKPLWAILVLLFPLVGSISWLIAGKKRALAADGWSGVRGGGRSRQWVAPDDNPEFLKSLDQDDPDDDKKKRDEP, translated from the coding sequence ATGCTCCGGGTTCTGATGTTCGTCGTGCCGCTGGCGCTGAGCGTGTACGCGTTCATCGACTGCATCAGCACGGACGAGCAGGACATCCGCCACATGCCGAAGCCGCTGTGGGCGATCCTCGTCCTGCTGTTCCCGCTGGTCGGCTCGATCTCGTGGCTGATCGCCGGAAAGAAGCGGGCGCTCGCCGCCGACGGCTGGTCCGGGGTGCGCGGCGGTGGCCGCTCCCGGCAGTGGGTGGCCCCGGACGACAACCCGGAGTTCCTGAAGTCCCTCGACCAGGACGACCCCGACGACGACAAGAAGAAGCGGGACGAGCCCTGA
- a CDS encoding UdgX family uracil-DNA binding protein (This protein belongs to the uracil DNA glycosylase superfamily, members of which act in excision repair of DNA. However, it belongs more specifically to UdgX branch, whose founding member was found to bind uracil in DNA (where it does not belong), without cleaving it, appears to promote DNA repair by a pathway involving RecA, rather than base excision.) yields the protein MTTSPEEQYTAAPFVPEGARDLDALRQAAAGCRGCPLHRDATRTVFGTGGADARVMLVGEQPGDQEDRAGRPFVGPAGKLLDRALGEAGIDPGDAYVTNAVKHFKFTRAEPGKRRIHKAPSLREATACGPWLAAELALVEPELIVVLGATAGKALLGSSFRVGEVRGTVLEREIHGRPERLVPTVHPSSVLRADDREGAFEGLVADLKVAARALA from the coding sequence GTGACGACGTCACCCGAGGAGCAGTACACGGCCGCGCCCTTCGTCCCCGAGGGGGCGCGGGACCTCGACGCCCTGCGGCAGGCCGCCGCCGGGTGCCGGGGGTGCCCGCTGCACCGGGACGCCACCCGCACCGTGTTCGGGACGGGCGGCGCGGACGCCCGGGTGATGCTCGTCGGGGAGCAGCCCGGGGACCAGGAGGACCGCGCGGGCCGTCCCTTCGTCGGCCCCGCGGGCAAACTGCTCGACCGCGCCCTCGGCGAGGCCGGGATCGACCCCGGTGACGCCTATGTCACCAACGCGGTGAAGCACTTCAAGTTCACCCGGGCCGAGCCGGGCAAGCGGCGCATCCACAAGGCGCCGAGCCTGCGCGAGGCGACCGCCTGCGGGCCGTGGCTCGCGGCCGAACTGGCGCTGGTGGAGCCGGAGCTGATCGTGGTGCTGGGGGCGACCGCGGGCAAGGCGCTGCTGGGGTCGTCGTTCCGGGTGGGCGAGGTGCGCGGGACGGTGCTGGAGCGGGAGATCCACGGGCGCCCGGAGCGGCTGGTGCCGACCGTGCACCCCTCGTCCGTGCTGCGGGCGGACGACCGCGAGGGGGCGTTCGAGGGGCTGGTGGCCGATCTGAAAGTGGCGGCACGGGCACTGGCGTAA